In one Pseudarthrobacter sp. NBSH8 genomic region, the following are encoded:
- the bioB gene encoding biotin synthase BioB: MTIQPDLQANPGTILGTARTQVLEQGIGLSESQLVEILRLPDRDLPAALQLAHEVRLRHCGEDVEVEGIISIKTGGCPEDCHFCSQSGLFDSPVRGVWLDIPELVKTAKETAATGATEFCIVAAVRGPDIKLMNQIKFAIDRINEAVDINIACSLGMLTQRQVDQLAAWGVHRYNHNLETARSYFPEVVTTHSYEERLDTCNMVKAAGMELCCGALIGMGESLEQRAELAAQLAALEPHEVPLNFLNPRPGTPLENQGIMDGKDALRAIAAFRLAMPRTVLRYAGGRELTLGDLGTRQGLMGGINAVIVGNYLTTLGRPADADLNLLVELNMPIKELQKTL, translated from the coding sequence ATGACGATACAGCCAGACCTCCAGGCCAACCCCGGCACTATCCTCGGAACCGCCAGGACACAGGTCCTGGAGCAGGGGATCGGCCTCTCCGAAAGCCAGCTGGTGGAAATCCTGAGGCTGCCGGACCGGGATCTGCCCGCCGCCCTGCAGCTCGCCCACGAGGTCCGGCTGCGGCACTGCGGTGAGGACGTCGAGGTGGAGGGCATCATTTCCATCAAGACCGGCGGCTGCCCCGAAGACTGCCATTTCTGCAGCCAGTCCGGCCTGTTCGACTCCCCCGTCCGCGGCGTCTGGCTGGACATCCCCGAGCTGGTCAAGACCGCGAAAGAGACCGCTGCGACGGGAGCCACCGAATTCTGCATCGTCGCCGCCGTCCGCGGCCCGGACATCAAGCTCATGAACCAGATCAAGTTCGCCATCGACAGGATCAACGAGGCAGTAGACATCAACATCGCCTGCTCATTGGGCATGCTGACCCAGCGCCAGGTGGACCAGCTCGCCGCATGGGGCGTCCACCGCTACAACCACAACCTCGAAACCGCGCGCAGCTACTTCCCCGAGGTCGTCACCACGCACAGCTACGAGGAGCGCCTGGACACCTGCAACATGGTCAAGGCCGCAGGCATGGAACTGTGCTGCGGCGCCCTGATCGGCATGGGCGAATCCCTGGAACAGCGAGCGGAACTCGCAGCCCAGCTCGCGGCCCTGGAACCCCACGAAGTCCCGCTGAACTTCCTCAACCCCCGCCCCGGGACCCCGCTGGAAAACCAGGGCATCATGGATGGCAAGGACGCCCTCCGCGCCATCGCCGCGTTCCGGCTGGCGATGCCACGCACCGTGCTCCGCTACGCCGGCGGACGCGAGCTGACCCTCGGCGACCTCGGCACCCGCCAAGGCCTCATGGGCGGCATCAACGCCGTCATCGTGGGCAACTACTTGACCACACTGGGCCGCCCGGCAGACGCCGACCTGAACCTGCTCGTCGAGCTGAACATGCCTATCAAGGAACTCCAGAAGACATTATGA
- a CDS encoding phage tail protein — translation MPYVVDFKDVSIVGLESSPVAEAIAGLRANEGRYYRNKYDHVFTVSPASEVPDVVERVSRILADERDIVIGSRPLEATAFEVDGLRMDYVFYESGLSINVMYSIGDGGKRAVGFKLAEGMEIPEELASRFKFARQKSKLAGVIRGSYFVIKGEY, via the coding sequence ATGCCGTACGTTGTCGACTTCAAGGACGTTTCCATTGTTGGCCTGGAATCGTCTCCGGTCGCCGAGGCGATCGCTGGGTTGCGCGCCAACGAGGGGCGCTACTACCGCAATAAATACGACCACGTCTTCACCGTCAGTCCTGCAAGCGAGGTTCCGGACGTGGTCGAGCGGGTGAGCCGGATCCTAGCGGACGAGCGCGATATCGTGATCGGCTCCCGCCCCCTCGAAGCTACGGCCTTCGAAGTTGACGGTTTGCGGATGGACTACGTGTTCTACGAGTCGGGGCTGTCGATCAACGTCATGTACAGCATCGGGGACGGCGGGAAGCGGGCGGTCGGATTCAAACTGGCTGAAGGCATGGAGATTCCGGAGGAACTCGCATCACGTTTCAAGTTTGCTCGCCAGAAATCAAAGCTGGCAGGCGTTATCCGCGGTTCCTACTTCGTGATTAAGGGCGAGTACTGA
- a CDS encoding helix-turn-helix transcriptional regulator translates to MLDALEIAAEPNRRLLLRLLARQEQSVGELAAHFTVSRSAVSQHLLLLEQAGLVIARKEGRNRYYRLDPEGMGRLRGLVEQFWTDELDLLAADAAALAAGRHGPGKSAPPR, encoded by the coding sequence GTGTTGGATGCCTTGGAGATCGCTGCGGAGCCGAACCGGCGGCTGCTGCTGCGCCTCCTGGCACGTCAGGAACAGTCCGTGGGGGAGTTGGCCGCCCACTTCACAGTCAGCCGCTCGGCTGTCTCCCAGCACCTGCTGCTACTGGAACAGGCAGGCCTGGTAATTGCGCGCAAGGAAGGGCGGAACAGGTATTACCGGCTCGACCCCGAGGGCATGGGCCGTCTCCGTGGGCTGGTCGAGCAGTTCTGGACCGACGAGCTGGATCTGCTGGCCGCGGACGCGGCAGCGTTGGCAGCAGGCCGGCACGGTCCAGGCAAGTCGGCACCACCCCGCTAG
- the pntB gene encoding Re/Si-specific NAD(P)(+) transhydrogenase subunit beta, translating to MSAITEATQIIIRSSTVSDTVSGPLTADSIAGAAYIVAALLFILSLAGLSKHEKARAGVIYGITGMIIALAATIWLTLQDAWGTGAGLTGLVLLVAAVLVGGAIGLWRARVVEMTGMPELIALLHSFVGLAAVLVGWNGHLEAPDLSPDLMAVHHAEVFIGVFIGAVTFTGSIVAFLKLSARMKSSPLMLPGKNAINLGALAGFVALTVWYVNDSQLWLLVVVTVLALGLGWHLVASIGGGDMPVVVSMLNSYSGWAAAAAGFLLNNDLLIITGALVGSSGAYLSYIMCKAMNRSFISVIAGGFGIAAPAAADAEYGEHREITAQATADMLTNASSVVITPGYGMAVAQAQYPVAELAHQLRERGVNVRFGIHPVAGRLPGHMNVLLAEAKVPYDIVLEMDEINEDLGDTSVVLVIGANDTVNPSAAEDPGSPIAGMPVLRVWEAENVVVFKRSMAAGYAGVQNPLFYRDNSQMLFGDAKQRVEDILKAF from the coding sequence ATGAGCGCCATCACCGAAGCAACGCAAATCATTATCAGGAGCTCAACTGTGTCTGACACCGTCTCCGGTCCGTTGACCGCCGATTCCATCGCCGGCGCGGCCTATATCGTCGCGGCCCTGCTGTTCATCCTCAGCCTCGCCGGGCTGAGTAAGCACGAGAAAGCCCGGGCAGGGGTCATCTACGGCATCACCGGGATGATCATCGCCCTCGCTGCTACCATCTGGCTGACACTCCAGGACGCCTGGGGCACCGGGGCGGGACTCACCGGCCTGGTGCTGCTCGTGGCCGCCGTGCTGGTCGGCGGGGCCATCGGGCTCTGGCGTGCCCGGGTCGTGGAAATGACGGGTATGCCGGAGCTGATCGCGTTGCTGCACAGCTTCGTTGGCCTCGCCGCCGTGCTGGTGGGCTGGAACGGGCACTTGGAAGCCCCGGACCTGTCCCCGGACCTGATGGCTGTCCACCATGCCGAGGTCTTCATCGGCGTCTTCATCGGCGCGGTGACCTTCACCGGCTCGATCGTGGCGTTCCTGAAACTCTCCGCAAGGATGAAGTCCTCACCGCTGATGCTGCCGGGTAAGAACGCGATCAACCTTGGCGCCCTTGCCGGGTTCGTTGCCCTGACCGTCTGGTACGTCAACGACTCCCAGCTCTGGCTCCTCGTTGTGGTGACCGTCCTGGCCCTGGGGTTGGGCTGGCACCTCGTGGCCTCCATCGGCGGCGGCGACATGCCCGTCGTCGTGTCCATGCTCAACAGCTACTCCGGCTGGGCCGCAGCCGCCGCTGGTTTCCTGCTGAACAACGACCTGCTCATCATCACCGGCGCCCTCGTCGGTTCCTCCGGTGCGTACCTGTCCTACATCATGTGCAAGGCCATGAACCGGTCCTTCATTTCCGTGATCGCCGGCGGCTTCGGCATCGCCGCCCCCGCCGCGGCGGACGCGGAGTATGGTGAGCACCGCGAAATCACCGCCCAGGCCACCGCGGACATGCTGACCAACGCCTCCAGCGTTGTCATCACCCCGGGCTATGGCATGGCCGTGGCACAGGCCCAATACCCCGTCGCCGAACTCGCCCACCAGCTCCGCGAACGCGGCGTGAACGTCCGGTTCGGCATCCACCCCGTCGCCGGGCGCCTGCCCGGACACATGAACGTGCTCCTCGCCGAAGCCAAGGTCCCCTACGACATCGTCCTGGAAATGGACGAAATCAACGAAGACCTCGGCGACACCTCGGTAGTCCTCGTCATCGGCGCGAACGACACCGTGAACCCCTCCGCGGCCGAAGACCCGGGAAGCCCGATCGCCGGGATGCCCGTCCTGCGGGTCTGGGAAGCAGAGAACGTCGTGGTGTTCAAACGCTCCATGGCCGCCGGCTACGCAGGAGTCCAAAACCCCTTGTTCTACCGGGACAACTCCCAAATGCTCTTCGGCGACGCCAAACAACGCGTCGAAGACATCCTCAAAGCGTTCTAG
- the nagB gene encoding glucosamine-6-phosphate deaminase has protein sequence MQIVLCESVDHVGARAADIIEARVRRGPAVLGLATGGSPSSTYQELIRRHREEQLSFGQVTGFTLDEYAGLPKEHGQSYYSTIRREFVDQVGLPLERLFTPQGDAADLVAEAERYDAAIAAAGGVDIQILGIGANGHIGFNEPTSSLASRTRVKTLAGATRTDNARFFPDGSVPRLCLTQGLGTILEAKLAVLVAMGENKAAAVQAMVEGPVSANCPASVLQLHRRAVVLLDPAAASRLSMLEYYRDAQEFNDQLGQTPTRPWLISSST, from the coding sequence GTGCAGATAGTTCTGTGTGAGTCCGTCGATCACGTAGGAGCCCGGGCGGCAGACATCATCGAGGCCAGGGTGCGGAGGGGACCGGCGGTCCTGGGCCTGGCCACCGGAGGCTCCCCGAGTTCCACCTACCAGGAGCTCATCCGGCGGCACCGCGAGGAACAGCTCAGCTTCGGCCAAGTCACCGGCTTCACGCTCGACGAGTACGCAGGACTGCCGAAGGAACATGGGCAGTCGTACTACTCCACCATCCGGCGCGAGTTCGTTGACCAGGTTGGCCTGCCCCTGGAACGGCTCTTCACCCCGCAGGGCGACGCGGCGGACCTCGTGGCCGAGGCAGAACGCTACGACGCAGCGATTGCGGCGGCCGGGGGAGTGGACATCCAGATCCTGGGCATCGGCGCGAACGGCCACATCGGGTTCAACGAGCCGACGTCGTCACTTGCCTCGCGGACCCGGGTAAAGACCCTGGCGGGGGCCACCCGCACTGACAACGCCCGGTTCTTCCCGGACGGCAGCGTTCCGCGGTTGTGCCTGACCCAGGGGCTGGGGACCATCCTCGAGGCGAAGCTGGCCGTCCTCGTGGCGATGGGGGAGAACAAGGCCGCCGCCGTCCAGGCGATGGTGGAGGGCCCGGTCAGCGCCAACTGTCCGGCGTCGGTGCTGCAGCTTCACCGGAGAGCCGTGGTCCTCCTTGACCCGGCGGCCGCGTCCCGGCTCTCCATGCTCGAGTACTACCGGGACGCGCAGGAGTTCAACGACCAGCTCGGCCAGACCCCTACCAGACCGTGGCTGATCAGCTCTTCAACCTGA
- a CDS encoding methyltransferase: MAKAASHARAWIGTIIFLFLAPGVVAGLIPWLFSGWQRYDGGGAAWVVVPIAPTQALVVTGIYRFVRNPMSRGGGRGSRRGVAAGSDRFERAGR; encoded by the coding sequence ATGGCCAAGGCAGCCTCGCACGCACGCGCGTGGATCGGGACGATCATTTTCCTTTTCCTCGCGCCCGGCGTCGTCGCGGGCCTCATCCCGTGGCTCTTTTCCGGCTGGCAGCGGTACGACGGGGGCGGCGCGGCGTGGGTCGTCGTGCCGATCGCTCCGACCCAGGCTCTCGTCGTGACAGGTATCTACCGGTTCGTGCGCAATCCGATGTCCCGGGGTGGTGGCCGCGGCTCACGCCGTGGCGTGGCCGCCGGCAGTGACAGGTTTGAACGGGCTGGGCGGTGA
- a CDS encoding TIGR03086 family metal-binding protein encodes MSFDKTIHLPVDADEAFALITQPERLRRWKTVAARVDLRVGGEYRWTIIPGHHAAGTFQEIEPGKRIVFTWGWESATDLPPGASTVTITLEPVDGGTSLRLVHEGLTPEQSTAHAEGWNHFLGRLVAEASSDSGAGPDEWSAAPDPIDHLISADASLAVLLGVLRKLTPEDREKPTPCEDFTAHELLEHLAGSLKNIGTALGADVTNRADAAPEVRIAELAQPTLEAFARRGLDGTIDMGFAKLPATMVASILNLELMVHAWDFAKASGQDLTVSDVVTDYVEGLALVTISEQVRSGGSFAPAQPVAETAGSLERLIAFTGRTVTV; translated from the coding sequence ATGAGCTTCGACAAAACCATCCACCTGCCCGTCGACGCTGACGAGGCCTTCGCCCTGATCACGCAGCCGGAACGCCTTCGCCGCTGGAAGACGGTGGCCGCCCGTGTGGACCTTCGCGTAGGCGGCGAATACCGCTGGACCATCATCCCTGGCCACCACGCCGCCGGCACGTTCCAGGAAATCGAGCCGGGCAAGCGCATCGTGTTCACCTGGGGCTGGGAGTCGGCCACGGACCTGCCGCCGGGAGCGTCCACGGTCACCATTACGCTGGAGCCCGTCGACGGCGGCACGTCGCTTCGCCTGGTGCATGAGGGCCTTACGCCCGAGCAGTCCACGGCACACGCCGAGGGCTGGAACCACTTTCTGGGACGCCTGGTCGCGGAGGCGTCGTCAGATTCGGGTGCCGGCCCGGACGAATGGTCGGCCGCCCCGGACCCCATCGACCACCTCATCTCCGCCGACGCGTCGCTGGCAGTCCTGCTGGGTGTCCTGCGGAAGCTCACCCCGGAAGACCGTGAGAAGCCGACGCCGTGCGAGGACTTCACTGCCCATGAACTCCTCGAGCACCTGGCTGGGTCGCTGAAGAACATCGGCACTGCCTTGGGCGCCGACGTCACGAACCGCGCCGATGCGGCTCCCGAGGTCCGCATCGCCGAACTCGCCCAGCCCACGCTGGAAGCGTTCGCCCGCCGCGGCCTTGATGGCACGATCGACATGGGCTTCGCCAAACTTCCCGCCACCATGGTGGCCAGCATCCTGAACCTGGAGCTGATGGTCCATGCGTGGGACTTCGCGAAGGCGAGTGGCCAGGACCTGACCGTGTCCGACGTCGTCACGGACTACGTGGAGGGCCTTGCCCTGGTGACCATCTCCGAGCAGGTCCGCTCCGGCGGCAGCTTCGCGCCGGCCCAGCCCGTCGCGGAGACCGCAGGCAGCCTTGAACGCCTCATTGCGTTTACCGGCCGGACCGTCACCGTCTGA
- a CDS encoding DNA polymerase IV produces MLHVDLDQFIAAVEVLRRPELAGKPIIVGGRGDPTERAVVSTASYEARAFGVGSGMPLRVAARKVPDAVILPVDHEAYLAASKTVMATLRALPGATVQVLGWDEAFVGTEAEVPEAYARQVQAAVLERTQLHCSVGIGDTLVRAKVATGFGKPAGVFRLTAGNWLDVMGSRPTKDLWGVGTKVSGRLAKLSINTVAELAASDPQDLVPEFGPRMGPWYAELGRGDGTSVVDDTPWVARGHSRETTFQRDLTGPAQVDEAVRELTARVLEDVVAEGRPVVGLTLKVRYAPFVTKTHAKKIPETFDRNDILARALDLAAGIEAGRPIRLLGLRAEMAMPDEARKGHTPTRGGW; encoded by the coding sequence GTGCTGCACGTCGATCTTGACCAGTTCATCGCGGCGGTCGAAGTGCTGCGGCGGCCGGAGCTTGCGGGCAAGCCCATCATTGTGGGCGGTCGCGGCGATCCCACGGAACGGGCTGTGGTGTCGACTGCATCCTATGAAGCCAGGGCGTTCGGTGTGGGTTCCGGGATGCCCTTGCGCGTTGCGGCCCGGAAAGTGCCCGACGCTGTGATCCTGCCCGTCGATCATGAGGCTTACCTCGCGGCGTCTAAAACGGTGATGGCTACCCTGCGCGCGCTGCCCGGCGCCACCGTGCAGGTGCTGGGTTGGGATGAAGCCTTTGTAGGCACCGAGGCGGAGGTTCCGGAAGCCTACGCCCGGCAGGTGCAGGCAGCTGTCCTGGAGCGAACGCAGCTGCATTGCAGCGTGGGCATCGGCGACACATTGGTCCGGGCCAAGGTCGCCACCGGTTTCGGCAAGCCGGCCGGTGTCTTCCGTCTTACTGCCGGGAACTGGCTCGACGTCATGGGCAGCCGGCCCACCAAGGACCTGTGGGGCGTCGGAACCAAAGTGTCGGGCCGGCTGGCCAAGCTCAGCATCAACACAGTGGCCGAGCTCGCCGCGTCCGACCCGCAGGACCTGGTCCCGGAGTTCGGCCCCAGGATGGGTCCGTGGTATGCGGAGCTCGGGCGCGGGGACGGCACCAGCGTTGTGGACGACACCCCGTGGGTTGCCCGCGGGCATAGCCGGGAGACCACCTTCCAGCGGGACCTGACCGGGCCCGCCCAGGTGGACGAGGCCGTGCGGGAGCTGACAGCGCGTGTCCTTGAGGATGTTGTGGCCGAAGGGCGGCCCGTCGTTGGGCTGACCCTGAAGGTTCGGTACGCACCGTTCGTCACCAAGACCCACGCGAAGAAGATTCCTGAAACCTTCGACCGGAACGACATCCTCGCGCGGGCCTTGGACCTCGCAGCCGGAATCGAAGCGGGCCGTCCGATCCGGCTCCTGGGCCTGCGGGCCGAGATGGCAATGCCCGACGAGGCCCGAAAGGGACATACGCCTACGCGCGGCGGTTGGTAA
- a CDS encoding MTAP family purine nucleoside phosphorylase, which yields MDYPSEPRARVGIIGGTGLYQLPGAAVLETLDAATPFGPPSSPVTVARLAAGDGPGGADGPVVVFLSRHGRGHSIAPQQINHRANFWALKSMGVEAVISSAAVGGLVPSHGTGTFAVPDQFLDRTWGRADTFYDGSLPTGVQHLPAAEPYSAPLRAALIAALELQREHFAPAATMAVINGPRFSTKAESAALVRAGAHLVSMTQYPEPVLAAELNMHFAALAFITDADTGHDGSRPVTAELVLGRLAAAQPRILAVLSDAVRRVSAGLACVETADGGGFPRMALMPADAVATVMGAASPVRPGTGRSAP from the coding sequence ATGGACTATCCCTCGGAACCCCGGGCCCGCGTCGGCATCATTGGCGGCACCGGCCTGTACCAGCTGCCCGGCGCCGCCGTGCTGGAGACGCTGGATGCCGCGACGCCTTTTGGCCCGCCGTCCAGCCCAGTCACCGTTGCCCGGCTGGCTGCAGGGGACGGTCCCGGAGGTGCGGACGGCCCGGTGGTCGTGTTCCTGAGCCGGCACGGCCGCGGACACAGCATTGCCCCGCAGCAGATCAACCACCGTGCCAACTTCTGGGCACTCAAGAGCATGGGTGTGGAGGCTGTCATCTCGTCCGCGGCAGTGGGCGGACTGGTTCCGAGCCACGGAACCGGAACCTTTGCCGTACCCGACCAGTTTCTGGACAGGACCTGGGGCCGGGCGGACACTTTCTACGACGGCTCGCTGCCCACCGGCGTGCAGCACCTGCCCGCCGCCGAGCCCTACAGTGCCCCGCTTCGCGCCGCACTCATCGCCGCTCTGGAGTTGCAGCGCGAGCACTTCGCACCGGCTGCAACCATGGCTGTCATCAACGGGCCACGCTTTTCCACCAAGGCCGAGTCGGCAGCCCTGGTCCGGGCAGGTGCGCATCTGGTCAGCATGACCCAATACCCCGAGCCGGTGCTGGCGGCGGAGCTGAACATGCATTTCGCGGCGCTGGCGTTCATCACTGACGCCGACACCGGCCATGACGGTTCCAGGCCCGTAACCGCGGAGCTGGTACTCGGCCGCCTGGCGGCCGCGCAGCCGCGGATTCTGGCCGTGCTATCCGATGCGGTGAGGAGGGTATCCGCGGGGCTGGCCTGCGTGGAAACGGCGGACGGCGGCGGATTCCCTCGGATGGCCCTTATGCCCGCCGACGCCGTGGCCACTGTGATGGGCGCCGCCAGCCCAGTCCGCCCCGGTACTGGAAGGAGCGCGCCGTGA
- a CDS encoding N-acetylglucosamine-6-phosphate deacetylase — protein MAGGTIQWCGPTSDLPAGLDTEVRQVPLILPGLVDVHCHGAVGHTFSADADGARLTAAHHASEGTTSVLASLVSAPSHVLLEQIAALRDVVADGALAGLHLEGPFITKSMCGAQDPAAIIDGDPALLKQWLETGRGTVRSLTLAPETPHFAELVQLCREHGVVPSLGHTAATASRTREVLGADGGAGGVDRQWSATHLSPRSVALITDAMAAAGMSDGHYTLGSLDVLVQDRVARLAPAGRTQSGEGQETGAIAGATSFLLENERRCVEWGIPLADAVAAASSTPARLMGLDRGPTRVGAIAAGYRADVLVATGELELVQAYRAGTSQTQERKDRADSSV, from the coding sequence ATGGCCGGGGGAACCATCCAGTGGTGCGGCCCGACGTCGGACCTGCCGGCAGGACTCGACACCGAGGTCCGGCAGGTGCCGCTGATCCTGCCCGGGCTCGTGGACGTGCACTGCCACGGTGCCGTGGGGCACACCTTCTCCGCCGACGCTGACGGGGCCAGACTGACCGCCGCCCATCACGCCTCGGAAGGCACGACGTCGGTACTCGCCTCGCTCGTTTCGGCGCCGTCGCACGTGCTGCTGGAGCAGATCGCGGCGCTGCGGGACGTGGTGGCAGACGGCGCCCTGGCCGGCTTGCACCTGGAAGGGCCGTTCATCACCAAGAGCATGTGCGGGGCCCAGGACCCTGCAGCCATCATCGACGGCGATCCGGCGCTCCTGAAGCAGTGGCTTGAAACGGGGCGAGGGACCGTGCGGTCACTGACCCTGGCCCCCGAAACCCCGCACTTTGCTGAGCTGGTGCAGCTCTGCCGGGAACACGGCGTCGTGCCTTCCCTTGGCCACACCGCCGCAACGGCTTCCCGCACCCGGGAAGTCCTGGGCGCTGATGGCGGTGCTGGGGGCGTTGACCGCCAGTGGTCGGCCACGCACCTGTCCCCCCGCTCCGTTGCCCTCATCACGGATGCGATGGCCGCGGCGGGAATGTCCGATGGGCACTACACCCTCGGCAGCCTGGACGTCCTGGTCCAGGACCGGGTGGCGCGGCTGGCGCCGGCGGGCAGGACCCAATCCGGGGAAGGGCAGGAAACCGGAGCGATCGCCGGGGCCACGAGTTTCCTGCTGGAAAACGAGCGCCGCTGCGTCGAATGGGGGATTCCGCTCGCCGACGCCGTGGCGGCGGCTTCGTCCACTCCGGCCCGGCTGATGGGCCTTGACCGGGGCCCCACCAGGGTTGGCGCCATCGCCGCGGGATACCGCGCGGACGTACTGGTGGCCACCGGCGAACTTGAACTCGTGCAGGCCTATCGTGCCGGCACATCACAAACGCAGGAAAGGAAAGACCGTGCAGATAGTTCTGTGTGA
- a CDS encoding Re/Si-specific NAD(P)(+) transhydrogenase subunit alpha, producing the protein MTRIGIVAELGRETRVAATPTTVKQILDLGYEVVVEKGAGESASFRDEDYAAAGALIVGADEAWGSEVVLRINPPTEDEIGRLAEGATLIGSLSPGLRPELVEALAARPITALALDAVPRISRAQSMDVLSSMANIAGYRGVIEAAHEFGRFFTGQVTAAGKVPPAKVLVAGAGVAGLAAIGAASSLGAIVRATDPRPEVADQVKSIGGTYLKVEVSEEMQSSDGYAKATSEAYNARAAEIYSEQARDVDIIITTALIPGRPAPRLLTAEDVAGMKPGSVIVDMAAGQGGNVEGSVAGQRIVTDNGVVILGYTDLPARLPAQASQLYGTNMLNLLKLLTKDKDGQLRIDFDDVVQRSVTVVRDGEKTWPPPPVQVSAAPAAKTQTDVASRAGERSADKASKKKQGLSPAGKAGLFAAGVAVLFGVNAVAPAPLPQHFTVLMLSVVVGFYVIGKVHHALHTPLMSVTNAISGIIVVGALLQVTSDNIVMQVLAAVAVLLASINIFGGFAVTRRMLAMFSREERARS; encoded by the coding sequence ATGACGCGTATTGGGATCGTGGCCGAGTTAGGCCGAGAGACGAGGGTGGCGGCGACGCCCACCACGGTGAAGCAGATATTGGATTTGGGCTACGAGGTTGTGGTCGAGAAGGGTGCGGGGGAGTCCGCTTCCTTCAGGGACGAAGACTACGCTGCGGCGGGTGCCCTGATTGTTGGGGCCGACGAGGCGTGGGGCAGTGAGGTGGTGCTGCGGATCAATCCGCCCACCGAGGATGAGATCGGCCGTTTGGCCGAGGGGGCGACGTTGATCGGTTCGCTGAGCCCGGGGCTGCGGCCGGAGCTGGTGGAGGCTTTGGCGGCGCGGCCGATCACGGCGTTGGCCCTGGATGCGGTGCCTAGGATTTCGCGGGCGCAGTCGATGGATGTGCTCAGTTCGATGGCGAACATTGCCGGGTACCGGGGAGTGATTGAAGCGGCGCATGAGTTTGGCAGGTTTTTCACCGGTCAGGTGACGGCGGCGGGCAAGGTCCCGCCGGCTAAGGTTCTGGTTGCCGGTGCCGGTGTGGCGGGGTTGGCGGCGATCGGGGCGGCGAGCAGCCTGGGTGCGATTGTGCGTGCGACGGACCCGCGGCCTGAGGTCGCTGACCAGGTGAAGTCGATCGGCGGGACCTACCTCAAGGTTGAGGTGTCCGAGGAGATGCAGTCCTCGGACGGGTACGCGAAGGCCACGTCTGAGGCGTATAACGCCCGCGCCGCGGAGATCTACTCCGAACAGGCACGGGATGTGGACATCATCATCACCACGGCGCTGATTCCGGGGCGTCCGGCGCCGAGGCTGCTTACGGCAGAGGATGTGGCCGGTATGAAGCCGGGCAGCGTGATCGTGGATATGGCTGCCGGGCAGGGCGGGAACGTCGAAGGCTCGGTGGCCGGGCAACGCATCGTCACCGATAACGGTGTGGTGATCCTGGGTTACACGGATCTCCCGGCGCGGCTGCCGGCCCAGGCCTCCCAGCTGTACGGGACGAACATGCTGAACCTGCTCAAGCTCCTGACCAAGGACAAGGACGGCCAGCTCAGGATCGATTTCGACGACGTGGTGCAGCGCTCGGTAACGGTGGTGCGGGACGGGGAGAAGACGTGGCCGCCACCCCCGGTCCAGGTCTCCGCCGCACCCGCCGCCAAAACCCAGACCGACGTCGCCAGCCGCGCCGGGGAACGCTCCGCCGATAAGGCGTCGAAGAAGAAGCAGGGGCTCAGTCCCGCCGGTAAGGCCGGGCTCTTTGCCGCGGGCGTCGCGGTGTTGTTCGGAGTCAACGCGGTTGCCCCCGCGCCGCTGCCCCAGCATTTCACGGTCCTGATGCTTTCGGTCGTGGTCGGCTTCTACGTGATCGGGAAAGTCCATCACGCCCTGCACACCCCGCTGATGTCCGTCACGAACGCGATCTCCGGGATCATCGTCGTCGGGGCTCTGCTGCAGGTCACCTCTGACAACATCGTCATGCAGGTGCTCGCCGCCGTCGCGGTCCTGCTGGCCAGCATCAACATCTTCGGCGGCTTCGCCGTCACCCGGCGCATGCTCGCGATGTTCTCCCGCGAAGAACGGGCACGTTCATGA
- a CDS encoding UTRA domain-containing protein, whose product MTAPPGWPVTRRPRLANGAPVSVDESWLPPHLLPDLLSSDLTGSLYRALGAAGHPVEQAEQTVEAAAASVETAALLGIAPGAPVLLFKRRSFTGTEEPGTPIEYAISTYRSDRYQVSMRLALG is encoded by the coding sequence ATGACTGCGCCACCTGGGTGGCCGGTAACGAGGCGGCCCCGCCTGGCCAACGGAGCACCAGTCAGCGTCGATGAGTCGTGGCTGCCGCCGCACCTGCTGCCGGACCTGCTCTCGTCAGATCTGACCGGTTCCCTGTACCGGGCTTTGGGAGCCGCCGGGCACCCGGTCGAGCAGGCGGAGCAGACCGTGGAGGCCGCCGCGGCGTCGGTGGAAACGGCTGCCCTGCTGGGCATCGCGCCGGGAGCACCCGTCCTGCTCTTCAAGCGCCGGTCCTTCACCGGGACCGAAGAACCGGGAACTCCCATTGAGTACGCCATCTCCACGTACCGCTCGGACCGGTACCAGGTGTCGATGCGCCTGGCACTGGGCTGA